A region of the Dasypus novemcinctus isolate mDasNov1 chromosome X, mDasNov1.1.hap2, whole genome shotgun sequence genome:
tcctgggtggtacttcagggacaactacgggaccactggatggaacgtgggagagtgtgagctatgatgtggaccattgactatggggtgcagcaatggccagagatatacttaccaggtgcaatggatgtgtcatgatgatgggagagagtgttgctgtggggggagtggggggtgggggcagtggggttgaatgggacttcatattttaatgtaatattttcaaaaaatgaataaaaaaaagtgGGTAAGAATTATATGGGAACTTCTGTACTGTCTTTGCTTCTTTTCTGTAAGTATAAGTTCATAttgaaattgaaaagataaaagaataaattccagaagaagacacacagaaggtCAGTGGCTGCGGCCGGGTTGGTGAAGGTCAGTGAGCTTGGAGCACGTGGGCGCTGCAGGGAGGGTGGGGCTCGAGATGTCAGCAGGCCTGGAGCCAAGTTCCTGGGCCAGagcagaggggaggagaggatggaagGGGCAGAGTTGGGGGCAGATGAGTGCCACTCTGATAGGACTGACCTTGTAAAAATTTAACTGCTttccaagaaccaactttggcTTTGTTCTCTTTACTATTCTatacatgtttttatttcattagtttcccttcaaaagtaaaaaatgacaGAACTAAAAGGACAATTAGATAAATGCCTAATGGAGATGTTAGGGTGCCTCAATTAGTAACTGGtaaaacaagcacacaaaaagatcACTAGGGATGCAGAATAGTTGAACAATGCAATAAATATGCATACTCCCATGTATTCCATACCAAAAAACTACAcgatatattctttttaaatgcaCATGGACCATTTACACAAACAAACTGTATGCTAAGACCTAAAGCAAATTGCAAAgtaatgaaatcatacagaatattTTCTCTGACCAGAGTTCAATGAGGCTAGAAAGAATACGAGTAACCAGAAAACTTCAAAATGTCTAAAATTTAAGGATATACTTCAAAATATCCTGTTATCAAAGGAGAAATCACAGTGGAAATTGAGTATACTTTTAACTGAATGATTATGAAAATGTTATATCTGAAACCATGTGGTAGCCAATAGCAACTAAATCTGCTCAGAGAGGGCAATTTAGaccttaaatgtatatattagagAAAAAAGGAGGCTGCAGATCAATGATCCATCGATCTTAAGGAGAAACAAGTACATCTCACATGGAAAAAAGAACAGTGAAtgaaccccacccccacccccactcccccttccccccggCAAGGGAAAAAATATAAGGGAGGGAATGATGAAGACAAGTGCAGACACCTTTGTTAGGAGCACTTCTTAGCAGCAGTAGCCTTCCTGCCACACAATGCCATTGGCCAGAACCTAATCCCATGAACACATCAAGCTGCAGAAAATGTGCATTCATGTATTCCTAACATGCAGGAATACTATTGTTCAGGAAAGGGAGAGCCAGTACTCGTGACAATTGAGTCTCTACCACAGATGTGTTAACTAGAGACACCGATTAGACACCCACGTCGAGATGCTGAGtctgaatataagagccaggagCTTAGGGAGTCGTTTAGGCTGCAGGGGTGGATGTGGAAATCAGGAAACCACCACACAAGGCAAGATGATGGGGGAGCACACGGAGAGACGGGAAAGGGGCCAACACTCAGAGGCTTCGCGTAAATTCCCAGCATAATTATGAGGTTAATgggaatttggatttttaaatccCTGTACAAAACTGCCCTTTGGCAAGGTTGTTCCTATTGACCACAGAAGTATATGAAACTATTTCCCCTCACCCTATCAAGAGTAgagagtattatttttaaaaaatatatgttaccAATTTGGTAAGAGAAAACTCTATCTCtgtgttttagtttttaaagtcCTTTTGAGATccagtctttcttttcttctttattggcCAATTGTCTTTCTCTTTGGTGAAATGACTGTTTATGTGACTTGTCCCTTCTTGTATTACAGTcatctttttcttattgtttcatatatgttctttatatattgacaATATTAACCTTTTGTCTCCTATATTGTAAAATATTTCCCCAATTCGCAGTTGGCCTTCTGTTTATGGTTGTAAATTTTATAGCTTCAaatttattactttacttttaGGATTTTTTCACTTGTGTTTATGATTTCAATAGCTTTTCCTACCCCCAAACTGAGAAATTTCTATCTATTTTTCTGCTACACTTTTAGAGATTCCTTTTAATATTTAACTATTTTATCTATTGTAATTATTTTGATAAATGGTCACCTCTTTAGTTCACTacaaacatttgaacacattgtTACTTCATAGAAAGACAGAGTAGAGATTTTCATTTGTTaagaaatttcataattagccAAATGTCAGAATCAAAGCTAGGTTTGCTTGTTTCTCCAAACTAAGTTCAGTTCCGATGAAGACTCTATGTTTGTAAATAGTTCAATTTAGTAAAAGTGAAATGAGGTTGTACTCGAATTATATCAGATGTCAGGcagggttctgagtcccagtcagaCCCGTCTATGGACAGAAGGGGAGAATGATCCCCTTCTGAAACCTCAAGATTCGACATTCCAGGATAGAgtagtcccttgggtgggactgtgtaacctctgagtgagtgaatgaatggagcctacagaggcttgcctctgctgatccTGTCTGTGGCTCCACGTTGTACACTATGGAGTCCGAGTGCACCCCAAACTGCACTCCGCAGCTACGTCATACGGCATAGTGGCTAATTCGGACTCTACATGGACGCCTTAGCTAATATGAGTCTATGTTCTTGTGAAAGACACGGATTGGTgggcatctgagtggccttgtGCATGCCCCCCCTTCTTTGCTTGTTCTGCGACACCGATTCAGGGATGTGATCATCACAGTCCAAACTCACAGTCATagattgttgccgcctttctccgcccctcctccccttccagcccccaccacccttgttccttttgttttaaaaagaaattatagagtgtatgttaaaaaaaaaaaaaacttcaaaaaaggCTTTTCCTGGGATTATAGTGTCCGTATGTCCCCCAGAACTCTCCGGATTCTGTGCAAATTCGAGTGACCTAAGTTTAGTGTTAGTTAGCCCTCAGAGAAAACCCTAGAGGCGGCGAAAGTTCATGCAGTTTGGCAGGCAGTCACTGAAGACCTggccaccctgatcagtttcccCACATCAATTCCTGGTCAAACattgcccaaaccctgccccATTAGGTTCGATTCTGTGCtgaaaggaagggtcagagcAGGGCCCTAGTAGCGCAGGTGGCCAGACCTTGAAAGCCTATTATTCCACGAGGACCTCGGGAGGAAGACAGTTCACCCTGCCTTATGTTCCAGCTGTTTCAGGCCATCTCCTGCCCTGGAGCCTCCGTAAGCAGATCTCCCGGAGgctcctccaccttcagtctccctGGGCCCGTCAGCCTCCCATGAGGGGGATCCTGACACCCCTTTGGCAAGAAAACTTCGGTTCACACAGCCTGCACTTCAGATGGCCCTCCATTAAACATGGCCCAGCCTAGATCAGTGCAGAATGGACTGTCCAACCCAGGAGGCCAATCCTGTTTCATCAGCCTTTCACAATGCAGATCTCTTAAACCTGAATcaccacaccccttcatattcagaaaagcccCAGGCTCTTACCAACCTCATGGAGTCCACTTTCCACACCCACCGCCCCACTTGGGAGGGTTGCGGCCAACGCCTCCTAAGCCTGGTCAATACAGAGGAGAGGCGCCGGATCCTCACGGAGGCCAGAAAGTGGTGGTGAGAACAGGCCCGCgcaggtgtcttggagccagaggAAAGGGCCCGAGAGGCGGCCCCGGAAGCCCAGCCGGCCTGGGACTGTCACAGCTCAGGGGCGGCCCTTCAACAGGGTCAAGAAGCGCTCCTCAGAGGGTACTGGAAGGAGCGAGGCAGCCCACAGTCACGTCCCTGGCACGGGATACCTTTATCCATAAGCGGCAACAACGCCCGGTCAGCCGTTTAACAAGACCTAGCAAACATTAGGAATTAAGTAAAAACTCCACACAGAACATAGGCCCCAAAGCTCAGGGAAAATTAAATGcataaatcaaacccttaaaaccaccctagccaaggtctgtaaaaaattttaaaaaaactggcCTCCTGTGAGTAAATCTACTCCCATTAGCCCTCTTTAAATCAGACTGCACCCCAGGACCCTCAGGCATTTTACCTTTTGAAGTTCTGTTTAAATAACCACAGTgaattattcaaaccttcaagggaaTTCTTGCATCCTCTAGCAGTTAAAATATCTTAGCATAAATAAGTAAAGctgtcctgtctcaggatcccatcccattaggAAACATACTTTGggtaaaaaaacaaactgaaaaagagCCCCTCTAACCTACCTGGATGGGCCCTCATACTGCTCTCAAAGGTTCAGGTACAGGCCCTTGGATTCAGCATACTAGGGTTAAAAGGATACactccaagaaaaacaaaacaacaggacAATACACCCTGTAACTGACTATCCCTTGAAAATCTGAATTACCCAGACCCACCAATTATAGCTATCACCTGACTAGATGAACTCCTCTTCTCTTTGGTTCCTACTCCTCTTCGGACTGCTCGGCTGGGAGTTTGGAACGAGACTGGCAGCTACAATTCCCAGAAAGTGGAGTGTAGCTGAAAGGGCACTAATCTAAATAGCATACTTGTGTCTTCTAGAATGCTTTACTTCCTTAACTTGTTTTTCCACTGAGCATGAGTAACACACAAACtataaaaaatgtataggggcatcagagagagaaaatattgaGAAACAAAAAGCATAACCATACAAAAGTATCTTAACAAGTCACTCCCgcccccacttctgtggatcCGCCTGTGAGGGTATGGCCTTGCAAGAGAAAATCAAGTGACTAACTCCTGCCCTGTTTCTGTAattcagcctgtgaaaacatgatCTAGTAGAAAGATATCAAACTATCAAACGAGTGGCTTTCCAATCACCTCCCCCCTTCTATAAATCATTCTGCAAACTTCCAGCTGCATTCGGCCTCTGTAATCCCCTACtggcaaaatttcacctagcaacactTTAGCCAATGAGCAAACGTTAATTTGATCACACCTGAAATTCCATATAAACCTATGAAACTGAAAAGCGGggttcagaatttggagattgactctccccTGGCCCCacgcataataaatctgtttgTCCACCTCTCTAGAATGCCGCTTTTGGGCTTTCTCCAGTTCAGAATTCCTAGATTTGCTGCAACAAATCAACTCACTCAGAGGTTCCTGTTTTTTGACCTGGCAAAATAAAAGGTCATTTTTACAAAAGGGATGCCACCTTCCTTATTCTTTGTTGGGAAAGAGAAACATTTCAAGTTATACTCTTCCTTTTAATACCGTGCACAAAAGCTCACATGAAAattctctctgtgttttcttcttggtATTGATTTCTATGTTAATTGCACCACATTCAAAAGCTTTCTGATATAAACTCTTTGAAAAGTGTTGAGACTAATTTTATGGTGATCACCCCTCGAGTCCCTTCCCTGAGATGCACTGCCTGGGCCCCCTGGACCAGCGGCCAGCTCTGCCTgggcctccctgcccctctccatTCTGCCCTGAGAATTCTCAAGGCCCCCACCTGGGCCTGCGCACCAAGTTGTAAATCTGGAGGCGCATTCTGCACACACCAAGCTGCCTGGTGTCCCGCTTCTGGGGTCATGTGGAAGGCCGAGCCCCCACTAGACCGCCTGTGCCCATGGGAAGGGCATCCCTGGATGGAGTGCCAAGCGCTCTGACATGCTGCAGTGCCCAGGAGGTGCAAGGGCTTCTCTGGTCATGCCACTCCTGCTCCTCACCAGGGAAGAGGCATCCCCTGTCCCCAGGCTCTGAGGAAAGGAAGGTCCGCGTCTGGTGATGGTGCAGGTGCAGGTGCAAGCCCTCTAAGAAGGGTTACTCTGATTCTTTCCAGGCTCCTGCCCAGGCCACCAAGTCCATAAGCCCCCTCCTGCAGGCTCCCAGGGCAGGGCTCCCATCCTCCTCAAGTGCACTCCAAATCCCACTGGCTTCCCATCAGTTACTGGCGCGTGAAGTGGTCACTCTCCCTCCATCGGCCTCACCCATGTATGATCACAGACAAAGCCAACTGTACCTTTAAAACACACCTGCCTGCTGTGGGCAGGTCAGACCAgtctcctgcacaggccaggatTACTGAGCCCCTGAGCCGTCTCCTCCCCTACACACACGTGGCTCCACATGCATGTATTAGGTATCTGTATGTGCATCTTCCACGTGgtgcacacgcatgcacacacacatgctcatcaAGTGGAAAGTGTACAGAATTGGCATAGCACCCAGCTTTGCCTGGCCGTCCTGGGTGCTTCTTGAGTTCTGACCCTTCCTGGCCCATGTCAACTCCCACCCACAGACATCTCCTCCCACTTCCTCTGGGTACATCTAGAAGTTTCCACGAGCTCTCTAGACAGGTGATGGGGCCCAGAAGATCTCAGTGACAGCACAGGAACGACTCCAATGGCAGAGGTGAGAGAGGCGGGTCAGGTGGGACTGGAAATGAGGAATCGCAGACAGAGAGCCCAGAACCCTCTTGGGAGGGGGTGCACCCTGactgagaagaagagaagaaagctcTGGAGTTGGAGTGGCTTACGGGTGAGAGATGAGAACCATCGGGATGCAGTGGAGCTGGGCTCTCTCTGTGTGGGAAAGGGCCATTTCCCCAGGACTCTGGGGAGGTCCAAGGCCATGTCCAGTCCATCAGCACCTCCTGTTGTCTCGACCCTCTGGATTTCTTCACAATCTCCTCACTTCTCCACACCTCCACTGTCCCCACCCTGGTCAAGCCACTGTTTCCTCTTGCGTGGATAGCCAGTCTCCCCACGTCGGCCCTGACCCCTCAGCCTGTGCTCAACGGGGAGGCAGAGGGATCCTGCAAAGCTGTGAGGCAAGTCACGTCCCCCTCTGCTCACCCCCCTGCAGGGCTTCAGTTGCTCCCAGGACTCCTTAAAGTTTGGCAGCTCCTTCCTGTCCCATTTGCATCTCCCTCCAAGGGCACATCCCTGCCTACCTCTTACACTCACACCTGTAAAAGGAGGGTGAAGGTGGGGGCTGGGACAGACCTGGATCGTTCTGGGTCGAGGAAATGGAATTTGATGAGATATGATGAAGGAGTGAGTGTGTCCAGCTACTCTGTGCAGGAAGGCACTGCTCTAGGAGCTGGGGGTACAATGGGGGGGGGCAAGGCAGGTGGGGAGGTGGGTACCATTGTCAATTGGGTGGCTAGGAAGATATGGCTGAGAGGTAGTATTTGAGCAGGACCTGGAGGTCTGGGAGTGAGCCAGGTGGAAACTTGGGCAAGAGATTGCCTGAGTGCAAACAGCCAGTGCAAAAACCCTGAGGCAGGAGTGGGCCTACTTTGCTTCAGAGAAGGACTAGAAGCCCAGTGTGGCTGGGTcagagggagaaggggcagaatgGGAGGAGAGACGACAGAGGGCCGTCTCATATCAGGCTTCGTCAACCCCTATCACCAGTCTTCTGGTGGGAGGTTCACCTTCtggacaagaattttatattgtaCACCAAGAGctctgaaaataaatagaaaattaatctAACTCAATAATTCTACCTCTAGGAATCTAAAGTAAGTAGACATTCttgcaaaaatataaaaggatgccattttatatttacctataatacggaaaaattggaaacaatttaaCTAATCAACAATTAGAGTATAAAGTGTTTTTTAAGCATCCATTCAATTGATTTTTAGAAAGAGTGAAAGTCATATAGTAAGTGAAAAAATCAGGGAAAATTAATGCTAAACTTTATCAAGCATACAGTATGgttgttatatatttaatatttaaatctgATCACTGAACTAAGGAAACATTCCAAGGTACTGACAGTGGTTGAAGCTAAATGACAGAACAGAATTGATTTTAAATGCTTTCACATTTTCTAAATTACCTTATTTTCTCTGCATTACTTGCATACCTGAATTCCAGATCGACCCCTTCGACCTGAAGACAAGGTAATACAATCTGAATGtgcaggaaatgaaaagaaattcagacaaggaATAGCAACTCAGCTTTACTGTATGCAGTTAACAGACATTTAAGTGCCACACAAAACAAGTGTGCCCGGAGCTCACATTAGGTGAGCACAATAAAGTGTCAGGGCCTACAGGGCCCATGCCCTGGGGAAGGAGGTCTCAGATTTCTTCTCCCAGACGAGGCTTCACGGAAACAGGGGCCCAAGGCGCTGGATGTTCCACTCGATCAGGGAGAGCTGGTTGAACAAGGTGTTGATGGCAATTCGGAGAATACCAAGGTCTTCGGCACTCCATCTCCTACATGTGAGGGGCGAATATCAAGTTGAAGAAGGTGAGAACGCTGCCCTAGGCCCGGGGCCCCACGCTCCCTCCAGAGACCCAACCCTGTGGTGGCTCCCCGTCTCCATGACCACCTTCCTCAGACCACCTTCCTCGGGGTGAGATGGGCCCCACACCCGCCGCCACCCTCCAAACCGGCCCCGTCCAGAACTCACACAGCCAGGACGCTGCCATTCACGATGAACTCCTTCTGAACCGCTTGCCCTTGGCGGTTGGAATTTAGCATCAAGGACCTGCAGGCCATCTCCGCCTGCAGTGCAGACCCGAAGGGCATGGTGAGGGTGCTGGGGGAGGCGCGGTTAAGGGACCATCCTCTGCTGCcttcacctgggccacctggccCCTGGGACGCGACCCACTCTCCGCCCTCCTGTCAGCTCACACCAGCTCTGGcctgcctccttcccccttcTGAGCCCTCACGCATCCCCCCTTCATCCGCTAGACCAGCACCCACGGCAGCCCCTCCACCTAGAGCCGGCCCTGGCCCCCCCATGGCCCCTGTAAAGGATACAAGGTCAGAAGTCGGCTTCCTGCTCCTCCAGCCCCCGGCACTGCGACTCCACCAGAACCCAGGGCACGTGGTGCCTGCGCGGCCCAGGGCGCATCCCGGGAGGCAGCGCCCTCCGCTCCCGCGTCGCAGGGGTCACAGGGGCTGCCAGGGCCGCTGGGGACCCCCGAGCCTTCGGAGTCAGCAGGGATGCTCTGGCAGACGGGGCGGCC
Encoded here:
- the LOC105744656 gene encoding EKC/KEOPS complex subunit LAGE3-like: MQAEDEGAGAVGEAAYPEGQGAMGDADRHEEPVSADDQGDPSGPDGQGGPGRPVCQSIPADSEGSGVPSGPGSPCDPCDAGAEGAASRDAPWAAQAEMACRSLMLNSNRQGQAVQKEFIVNGSVLAVRWSAEDLGILRIAINTLFNQLSLIEWNIQRLGPLFP